From Zingiber officinale cultivar Zhangliang chromosome 5B, Zo_v1.1, whole genome shotgun sequence, the proteins below share one genomic window:
- the LOC121984972 gene encoding glutamate dehydrogenase 2, mitochondrial — translation MSALAATSRNFRQAARILGLDSKLEKSLLIPFREIKVECTIPRDDGSLASYVGFRVQHDNARGPMKGGIRYHHEVDLDEVNALAQLMTWKTAVANIPYGGAKGGIGCSPGDLSNSELERLTRVFTQKIHDLIGIHTDVPAPDMGTNAQTMAWILDEYSKFHGHSPAIVTGKPIDLGGSLGREAATGRGVVYATKALLAEHEKSISGSTFVIQGFGNVGSWAAQILHQEGGKVIAIGDVAGAIKNPNGIDIPALIKHKNEGHALKDFKGADPLEKDELLLHECDVLIPSALGGVLHRGNAADVKAKYIVEAANNPTDPEADEILSKKGVKILPDIYANSGGVVVSYFEWVQNIQGFMWNEEKVNHELKEYMKSAFNNIKTMCQTHDCNLRMGAITLGVNRVARATLLRGWEA, via the exons ATGAGCGCTCTCGCCGCCACCAGTCGCAACTTCCGCCAGGCCGCTAGGATCCTCGGCCTCGACTCCAAGCTCGAGAAGAGCCTCCTGATCCCCTTCCGGGAGATCAAG GTGGAGTGTACGATCCCGAGGGACGACGGGTCCCTGGCGTCGTACGTTGGGTTCAGAGTTCAGCACGACAATGCCCGCGGGCCGATGAAAGGAGGGATCCGGTACCACCATGAG GTTGACCTTGATGAGGTGAATGCTTTAGCTCAACTGATGACATGGAAGACGGCTGTAGCAAACATACCATACGGTGGAGCAAAGGGTGGCATTGGATGCTCTCCAGGTGACCTAAGTAACAGTGAGCTGGAACGACTAACACGAGTATTCACACAAAAAATTCATGACCTCATTGGGATTCATACGGATGTTCCAGCACCTGACATGGGAACAAATGCCCAG ACCATGGCTTGGATCTTAGATGAGTACTCCAAATTTCATGGCCACTCACCAGCAATTGTAACAGGAAAACCAATA GATCTTGGTGGCTCGTTAGGTAGGGAAGCTGCTACAGGACGTGGTGTCGTATACGCAACCAAAGCTTTACTGGCTGAACATGAGAAGTCTATTTCAGGATCGACTTTCGTAATCCAG GGATTTGGAAATGTTGGTTCATGGGCTGCGCAAATCCTTCATCAGGAAGGGGGCAAGGTTATTGCCATTGGAGATGTAGCAGGTGCCATCAAGAACCCTAATGGCATTGACATTCCTGCCCTGATTAAGCATAAAAACGAGGGCCATGCTCTGAAGGACTTCAAAGGGGCAGATCCATTGGAAAAGGATGAATTACTCCTGCATGAATGTGATGTTCTTATCCCTTCTGCCTTGGGCGGTGTACTGCACAG GGGAAATGCTGCTGATGTGAAGGCCAAGTACATTGTGGAAGCAGCCAATAATCCAACTGATCCTGAAGCCGACGAG ATACTATCTAAAAAGGGCGTGAAGATACTTCCCGACATATATGCAAATTCTGGTGGTGTTGTTGTCAGTTACTTCGAGTGGGTTCAG AACATCCAAGGATTCATGTGGAACGAAGAGAAGGTGAATCATGAGCTAAAGGAGTACATGAAGAGTGCTTTCAATAACATCAAGACAATGTGCCAGACCCATGACTGCAACCTCCGCATGGGCGCGATCACCTTGGGAGTCAACAGGGTTGCCCGTGCAACTCTCTTGAGGGGTTGGGAAGCATAA